CTCTTTGAACTTCTCAAGTAGCATTTTTTAAAAATTTTGTTACGCCGGTCCGGGTTAAGCCAGGGGTCGATCCGCAGCGCTCCTGCGGTCATGATAATCTGTGCGGTTTTTGAGCGGGTTACCGGAAGTTACGGCAAGCGCGGCATCCAGTACGTTTACATGGAGGCCGGGCACGCCGTTCAGAACGCCTCTCTGCAGGCAGGCGCTCTGGGTCTTGGCTCGGTGGTGATCGGCGCTTTCAATGACACTGACGTCAAACACATCCTGGGTCTTGTGCCCGAAGAAGAACCGCTGTTGCTGCTGCCTGTGGGGAAATACAGGGATGTCTGAAAATAACTTTAGCCTGATAGCGGATGGGACAAAGCATACATGCCAAAAGCAATATTTCGCTTTTATGAAGAGTTGAATGACTATCTGCCCAAGCATCAGCGCAAGAGGGACTTTAGAGCTGAATTTAGCGGCAAACGATCCGTAATAGATATGATTGCAGCCCTTGGGGTTCCTCATCCGGAAATTGATTTAATCCTTGCAAACGGTAAGTCAATCGGTTTCGACCATATCCTCAAAGACGGCGACCGCTTCAGCGTGTATCCGGTGTTTGAAGCCTTCAACATTAAAGACATTACCCGGCTTAGAGAAGTCCCCATTCGGGAAACCCGATTCATCGTTGATAAAAACCTGGATGATGTCGTGAAAACCATGCGGTTGCTGGGCTTCGATGTATATTGCGACCCGTCCCTGTCGGAACGGGAACTCATTGAAATTTCAAACCGCGAAAAGCGGATCATCCTGACGACAAACAGGAAACTTCTTAAACTCAAGGAAATCACCCGCGGCATATTTATCCCCCCGGGCAAAACCTCCCGGCAGGTCAACAAAATTATCGATTATCTGGATTTAGAAGAAGATGCCGAGCGATGTGAAGCATAAATCCATCATCCATCTGGACATGGATGCCTTTTATCCGGCGGTGGAAGTCCTGGACAACCCCGGCCTGAAGGGAAAACCGGTGATTGTCGGGGGGATTACCGGAAGGGGGGTGGTCTCGTCCGCTTCTTATGAGGCTCGGAAGTTCGGCGTCCATTCGGCCCAGCCCATGGCGACGGCCATGCGGCTCTGCCCCCAGGGGATATTTCTGTCGGGCAGAATGTCCAGATATGCTGAAATCTCCGATCAGGTATTTAAAATATTTCAGCGCTTCACCCCGCTGGTGGAACCCTTGTCCATCGATGAAGCCTTTCTGGATGTGACCGGGTCCGCCCTTCTTTTCGGTAATCCGGTGGAAATCGCGAAAAAGATCCGGCAGACGGTGCGGGAGGAGACCGGTCTGACCGTGTCGGCCGGGGTGGCGCCATCTAAATTTGTGGCCAAGATCGCCTCTGATATCAACAAGCCGGACGGATTGACGGTTGTCGCCCCTGACAAGGTCAGGGAATTTTTGGATCCGCTTCCCATCGGTAAGATGTGGGGGGTGGGCAAGGTGACCCAGGAGGCCTTGGCCCAACTCGGGATCCATACGTTCAGGGACTTGAGCCGGGTTTCGGTTGAGGTTTTGGAGAGAAAATTCGGCAAATACGGCCCCAAGATGCATGCACTGTCCATGGGGATAGATGAAAGGGACGTGATCACCCATCAGGAGGCAAAGTCCATCGGAAATGAAGAGACCTTTGACGAGGATATCCTTGATATCAATCCGGCCAAAAAGGAACTTTTGGCGCTTGCGGGTAAGGTGGCCCGCCGGCTGCGGCATGAGGGCGTTGCAGGCAGGACCATCACCTTGAAAGTGAAGTACAGCGATTTTGTTCTGATCACCCGGTCTGCGACGCTGAATAAATTCACAAATGACGGGACTATTGTATATCAAACAGCCTGCGGGCTGCTGGAAAAAACCGAGACAGGCAAAAGACCTGTCAGACTTCTGGGGATCTCTGTCTCACAGCTCGGCACCCGCGGCGGCGAAGAACAGCTTTCCCTGTTTACCCGCATTGCATCGGACCGCAAAAGAAAAAATTTAAACACCACCCTGGACTCGCTGCAGGATAGATTCGGGGAAAACATCGTGCGTCCGGGCACGCTGATTGATGAATAGGCAAGCGCGCCCGGCCGGTAGAAAGAGGTGCCCTGGATTTGAGGGTTCAAGGGATCTCGGTTCGGAAACACTCCGCGTTTTGCTTGGATGCTATGATGTCAGGGAAGTTCCTTTCCGGCTTTTAATCTTCCTGGGTTCCCATCCTTCCAGCTTCATAGCTTCCCAGCTAAGCGCCAAGCGCTATCGCCTTAATCCCCCACCTTGTTTTTGCCGCAATCGGGTATTATGTTAAATCCTTATTGCGCTTAAACGAAATGGAGAACCAAAACCCATGGCCATTCTTGAAGCAAAAAATCTAAATAAAACCTACACGGTGGATCATCGCAACATCATGGTTTTGAACGACATCTCGCTGCTGGTGGCGCCGGGCGAATTTGTGGTCATCGCCGGCAGCAGCGGCAGCGGAAAAACCACGCTGCTGACATTGCTTTCGGGGCTGGACCACCCGTCTTCGGGCCGGGTTTTTATCGATGGACGCGACATTACGGGCGCATCGGAAGATGAGTTGGCGCCGCTTCGCAACCGCATGATCGGGTTTGTTTTTCAATCGTTTCATCTGGTGCCCTCCATGACGGCCAGGGAAAATATCATGTTCCCGGCCGAATTGATGGGGCGGCCGGATGCGGGAAAAAAAGCCCGGGAGCTGCTCCAGCGGGTGGGGCTCCAGGATCGGGGGGACAATCTGCCCAGCCAGCTCTCGGGCGGAGAAAAACAGCGGATCTCCCTGTGCCGGGCCATGATCAATAATCCGAAACTGCTTTTTGCCGATGAACCCACCGGCAACCTCGATTCGCAAAACGGACGGCTCGTCCTGGCGCAGATGCTTGAGCTGAAGGCCGAACAGGGCGCCACCCTGGTACTGGTGACCCATAATCCGGACATTGCGGCAGCCGCAGATCGCGTCTTGACCCTAAAAGACGGAAGGCTTACAGGATAACCCCGCTATGATTCAGGCAGACTTCATCAGGCGCGAAATCGCGCGCTCATCCAAACAGGCTGTTGTGTTCTGCCTGTGTGTGGCGCTGTCGCTCACCAGCCTGACGGCCTTTTCGGGCTTTTCCAAAAGTGTCTATCGCTCCCTTTTAAACGACGCCAAAAAGCTGCATGCCGCCGATATCATCGTTCATTCCCACGAGACCCTATCCGATAGTCTTGACCAAGCCATATCCGCTGAAATCCGCCAGGGGCGGGTAATCCGCAGCAGCTATCACGAGTTTTACAGTGTGGTGCGAACGGCCGATGACCAGGCGTCGGTCCTGGCGCACGTCAAAGTCGTTGAAAAGGGGTATCCGTTTTACGGGGAAGTGGTATTGCGTTCGGGCCGACCGTTTGGAGAGGTCTTGACGGCGGGACAGGCCGTGGTGGAACAGTCGCTGCTGGATCGGCTGGGAATCGGCATCGGCGCCCGGCTCAAGGTCGGATATAGCAGCCTGACGATCCGGGATGTGGTCGAATCGGAGCCGGACCGGCCGGTCAATGTTTTTTCCTTCGGCCCGCGCGTGTTTGTCTTCAGCCGGGACCTGGACGCCCTGGGGCTTGTCCAGACCGGCAGCCGCATCACCTGGCAAACCCTCCTGAAGGTTCCGGACGAGAACCGGATAGATGCCGTAGCCGACCGCCTCCGGTCGGCTGCAGAGAGCGACCGGGAACGGGTGGACACCTTTCGGACCGCCCGGACCCGGGTGAAACGCTTCCTGGACAATTTCATCTTTTTTTTAAACCTCATCGGCATGTTTATCCTGATCATCGCCGGCATGGGCATCCAGAACACCCTGACGGCCTTTTTCAATGAAAAGCAGCAGACCATCGCCGTCATGAAAACGGTGGGGGCCAGCAACCGCCAGATCATCCGCTATTTCTTGCCGATGGTTTTCCTGCTGGGCCTTTTGGGAACGGCCATGGGCATATCCGCCGGGATCGTGGTCCAGTTCGGCATGGCACGACTGCTCAGCGCCTTTTTCCCTTCCGGCACGGCGCCGGCCGTGGCCTGGTCCGGTATCGGCGAAAGCCTGGCGCTGGGTTTCGCGGTGGTGGCCCTCTTTACGTTTGTGCCCCTCTATCGCTTAAGAGAGATGCGGCCGGCCATGATTTTCCGCAAAGAGACGGACGGGCCGCACAAGCGCTGGCCGGTCTATGCGTCCGCCGCCGGGTTCATGCTCTTTTTCTTCGGACTGGTCCTGCGGCACATGCAGGACCTGCGTTTCGGCGTTTATTTTGTTATCGCCATCGGCGGGCTGATCCTCGTGGCGGGCTTTTTCACCCGCCTGTTGCTGGGGGTTTTAAAACGCCTCTCCATTCGCCGGATGGTCGTTCGCCAGGCGGTCAAGGGCCTGTTCCGGCAGGGCAATGCCACCCAGGCCATTATTGTCACGCTGACCGCGTCCCTGAGCGTCATCTTTGCCATTTACCTGATCGAACAGAATCTGGACAGGACCTATGTCCAATCCTACCCGGCCGATGCGCCCAACGTCTTCGTGCTGGACATCCAGCCGTCCCAGCGGGAGGCTTTTGCGGCCTTCGCGGCGCAGCCCCTGACCTTCTATCCGGTGGTGCGGGCACAGGTCACCGCCATCAACGACATCCCCATCGACCGCCGGGCGGAGCGGACCCGGCGCCGCGACAATCTTGCCCGGACCTTTAACCTGACCTACCGGGAAACGCTGCTGGACGACGAAAAAATCATCAAAGGCGGCCGCCTGTTTCGCAGGGACTGGACCGGGCCCCAGGTGTCGGTGATGGACACGATTGTGGAGATGCACCCCATGGACGTGGGGGACACCGTCCGCTTCAACATCCAGGGGGTCCCGCTGACAGCCAGGATTTCAAGCATCCGCACCCGCACCACGGATTCGCTCAAACCCTTTTTCTATTTCGTGTTTGAAGACAAGACCCTGCAATCCGCACCCCAGACGATCTTTACGGCCCTGCGGGTCGAAAAAGACCGGATCGGTCCATTGCAAAGCCGCATGGCCAAGGCGTTTCCCAACATCAGCGTCATCGATCTGTCGGCGACTATCCGGGTTTTTGCGGGCATCATGCAGCAGCTCTCCGCAATTGTGCGCGGGTTCAGCATCCTCAGCATGGCCGCCGGGATTCTGATCCTGATCAGCGCGGTGTTCGCGACCCGTGCCGAAAGAATCACCGAATCGGTCTACTATAAAATCCTGGGGGCCCGGAAGTCTTTTGTGGCAAAGGTCTTCGTCCTTGAAATTTTTATCGCGGGTCTCTTCAGTGCAGTGCTGGCGCTGGCCATGTCCCAGACCGGCGCTTTATTGATCAGCCGGCATTACCTGGACATCGCCTATTATCCGTTTTTAGGATCCTGTGGTTTGATTGCCGCAACCGCCCTCTTGCTGATCATGGCAATCGGCCTGATCCCCGCCCGCTCAATCCTCGCGAAAAAGCCCATCGTGTATTTAAGGGAGAGGCCGGATGAATAAGTCTAAACGGTTAATGCCGGCGGCCCTCGTCATGGTTCTGTTGATAGCCCTGGCCGGGTGCGGCCCCGAGCCCTCATCCGATGGGGCCGCGCCCCAAACCCCGGTCCAAACGCCGTCCGTCCGGGGAACCATCGTTGCCATGGGCGACAGCTTAACAGACGGTCTCGGTGTCGATGAAACCGAGGCCTATCCCGCCCTGCTGGAAAAAAAACTGGCTGCCGGCGGGCACCCTTTTACCGTCGTCAATGCGGGCGTCAGCGGCGAGACCAGCAGCGGGGCCCTTGCGCGCATCGATTGGGTCATTTCATCCCTTAAGCCGGATCTCATTATTCTTGAAACCGGCGCCAATGACGGCCTGCGGGGGATTGATCCGGATGTCCTCAGAAAAAACCTGGACCGGATCGTTTCAATCATCAAAAGCAACGACATCGCCGTTATTTTGTGCGGCATGAAAATGCTTCCCAATCTGGGTCCGGTCTTTACCCAGGCCTTTACCGATATTTATCCTGAGATTGCCCAAAAACACGCGATTCCCCTGATCCCTTTTTTCCTGGAAGGGGTTGCCGGCGATCCCCAATACAATCAACCGGACCGGCTGCATCCCACCGCAGAAGGCTACCGCCGCATTGTCGATCATATCTATCCGTATGTCCTGGACGCCGTCAAAAATTTGCCCGGGGATTTTCCACCTGCTCCCGGATCGTGACCTTTCCCCGAACAAGGTCGACATCAATTTCTCCGGTCCCGGCCTCATTTTTTTTCATCGAGGACCTTCCGGTTTCACTTCGCAGAAAGGCTTTATTCTATCTTTTTTCCAAATCCAGACGGACATGTTTTTCGATTCTGAAATATGCTTGTAATTGCAGGATGGATTGCACTAATGTAAAAACCGGTGGTTGCCGACGCTTTCGGCATCCCTTCAACATATCCGGTGTGTTCAGTGGATAACCAAAGAAAAGGAGATCTAAATGAGTGGAAGTAACCGGTCTGACATTAAGGCGGGAACCCGGGTCCAGGTTGTACAGAAACAGGATCAGCGCAGCGGCAAGCTGACGGAAGGGATTGTTAAGGATATTCTCACAAAGTCTTCCTCCCATCCCCACGGCATTAAGGTTCGCCTGGCCAGCGGCGTCGTCGGCCGGGTGAAAAATATCCTCTCCGGGGAAAGTGCGCCTTGATGTCGAGGGGTTATGCGGTCGATAAGCAAGCATTTGCCTGATTTGAAAAGCTCA
This DNA window, taken from Desulfobacterales bacterium, encodes the following:
- a CDS encoding nitroreductase family protein produces the protein MLRRSGLSQGSIRSAPAVMIICAVFERVTGSYGKRGIQYVYMEAGHAVQNASLQAGALGLGSVVIGAFNDTDVKHILGLVPEEEPLLLLPVGKYRDV
- a CDS encoding Mut7-C RNAse domain-containing protein, which codes for MPKAIFRFYEELNDYLPKHQRKRDFRAEFSGKRSVIDMIAALGVPHPEIDLILANGKSIGFDHILKDGDRFSVYPVFEAFNIKDITRLREVPIRETRFIVDKNLDDVVKTMRLLGFDVYCDPSLSERELIEISNREKRIILTTNRKLLKLKEITRGIFIPPGKTSRQVNKIIDYLDLEEDAERCEA
- the dinB gene encoding DNA polymerase IV; amino-acid sequence: MPSDVKHKSIIHLDMDAFYPAVEVLDNPGLKGKPVIVGGITGRGVVSSASYEARKFGVHSAQPMATAMRLCPQGIFLSGRMSRYAEISDQVFKIFQRFTPLVEPLSIDEAFLDVTGSALLFGNPVEIAKKIRQTVREETGLTVSAGVAPSKFVAKIASDINKPDGLTVVAPDKVREFLDPLPIGKMWGVGKVTQEALAQLGIHTFRDLSRVSVEVLERKFGKYGPKMHALSMGIDERDVITHQEAKSIGNEETFDEDILDINPAKKELLALAGKVARRLRHEGVAGRTITLKVKYSDFVLITRSATLNKFTNDGTIVYQTACGLLEKTETGKRPVRLLGISVSQLGTRGGEEQLSLFTRIASDRKRKNLNTTLDSLQDRFGENIVRPGTLIDE
- a CDS encoding ABC transporter ATP-binding protein, with protein sequence MAILEAKNLNKTYTVDHRNIMVLNDISLLVAPGEFVVIAGSSGSGKTTLLTLLSGLDHPSSGRVFIDGRDITGASEDELAPLRNRMIGFVFQSFHLVPSMTARENIMFPAELMGRPDAGKKARELLQRVGLQDRGDNLPSQLSGGEKQRISLCRAMINNPKLLFADEPTGNLDSQNGRLVLAQMLELKAEQGATLVLVTHNPDIAAAADRVLTLKDGRLTG
- a CDS encoding FtsX-like permease family protein, whose translation is MIQADFIRREIARSSKQAVVFCLCVALSLTSLTAFSGFSKSVYRSLLNDAKKLHAADIIVHSHETLSDSLDQAISAEIRQGRVIRSSYHEFYSVVRTADDQASVLAHVKVVEKGYPFYGEVVLRSGRPFGEVLTAGQAVVEQSLLDRLGIGIGARLKVGYSSLTIRDVVESEPDRPVNVFSFGPRVFVFSRDLDALGLVQTGSRITWQTLLKVPDENRIDAVADRLRSAAESDRERVDTFRTARTRVKRFLDNFIFFLNLIGMFILIIAGMGIQNTLTAFFNEKQQTIAVMKTVGASNRQIIRYFLPMVFLLGLLGTAMGISAGIVVQFGMARLLSAFFPSGTAPAVAWSGIGESLALGFAVVALFTFVPLYRLREMRPAMIFRKETDGPHKRWPVYASAAGFMLFFFGLVLRHMQDLRFGVYFVIAIGGLILVAGFFTRLLLGVLKRLSIRRMVVRQAVKGLFRQGNATQAIIVTLTASLSVIFAIYLIEQNLDRTYVQSYPADAPNVFVLDIQPSQREAFAAFAAQPLTFYPVVRAQVTAINDIPIDRRAERTRRRDNLARTFNLTYRETLLDDEKIIKGGRLFRRDWTGPQVSVMDTIVEMHPMDVGDTVRFNIQGVPLTARISSIRTRTTDSLKPFFYFVFEDKTLQSAPQTIFTALRVEKDRIGPLQSRMAKAFPNISVIDLSATIRVFAGIMQQLSAIVRGFSILSMAAGILILISAVFATRAERITESVYYKILGARKSFVAKVFVLEIFIAGLFSAVLALAMSQTGALLISRHYLDIAYYPFLGSCGLIAATALLLIMAIGLIPARSILAKKPIVYLRERPDE
- a CDS encoding arylesterase, with the protein product MNKSKRLMPAALVMVLLIALAGCGPEPSSDGAAPQTPVQTPSVRGTIVAMGDSLTDGLGVDETEAYPALLEKKLAAGGHPFTVVNAGVSGETSSGALARIDWVISSLKPDLIILETGANDGLRGIDPDVLRKNLDRIVSIIKSNDIAVILCGMKMLPNLGPVFTQAFTDIYPEIAQKHAIPLIPFFLEGVAGDPQYNQPDRLHPTAEGYRRIVDHIYPYVLDAVKNLPGDFPPAPGS
- a CDS encoding YwbE family protein: MSGSNRSDIKAGTRVQVVQKQDQRSGKLTEGIVKDILTKSSSHPHGIKVRLASGVVGRVKNILSGESAP